One region of bacterium genomic DNA includes:
- a CDS encoding GDSL-type esterase/lipase family protein, with protein sequence MKIICLGDSITLGIRPGVANEQTFEFLLTSMLVDDGIDVEIINAGIGGENTAGGLERFAKDVIGAHPDYVTIMYGTNDAAVNEGCTEPRVCLSDYESNLRSMISQAGSAGIASIIMTPIPLGDHWSYVGHRPYKEQGANCVIKAYVDAVRKIAADESIPLIDNHAAWWEWQSKTGSRIETLQTDSCHPNPAGHKLLAETMYKVIHMIAKR encoded by the coding sequence TTGAAGATTATATGCTTGGGTGATTCGATTACGCTGGGCATCAGGCCTGGTGTTGCAAATGAGCAGACCTTCGAGTTTTTGCTCACAAGTATGCTGGTCGATGACGGCATCGACGTTGAAATAATAAACGCAGGTATCGGCGGTGAGAACACGGCAGGCGGGCTCGAAAGATTCGCCAAAGATGTGATTGGCGCTCACCCGGATTATGTGACGATCATGTACGGCACAAACGATGCTGCGGTAAATGAAGGTTGCACTGAACCCAGAGTCTGCCTGTCGGACTACGAGTCCAATCTGCGATCCATGATATCCCAGGCCGGATCAGCAGGTATTGCCTCGATCATCATGACCCCTATTCCTTTGGGAGATCACTGGTCGTATGTGGGTCACAGACCGTATAAAGAGCAGGGTGCTAACTGCGTAATCAAAGCATATGTCGATGCTGTCAGAAAGATTGCCGCAGATGAAAGCATCCCACTGATTGACAATCACGCTGCCTGGTGGGAGTGGCAATCAAAAACCGGCTCCAGAATCGAGACTCTGCAGACGGATTCGTGCCATCCCAACCCGGCGGGCCATAAGCTGCTGGCTGAAACGATGTATAAGGTTATTCATATGATCGCGAAACGTTGA